Part of the bacterium genome is shown below.
TTTGAGATTTGCTCGACGGGTCGTCCGATTAAGGCTGACGAAGCGCTCAAACTCAACTTAGTTGATGAGATTGTTGAGCACGACAAGCTTGACTCGTTCACAATGGAGCTTGCCGTCAAATATGCAAATGCGCCCACGAAGGCAATCGGAGCCTTGAAGCGTGCGCTGAACAAAGCTTCCGCCGTGCCGCTCGACGAGGCACTTGAGTATGAAGCCTACCTGCAGGACATCCTCGGCAAGACCGAAGACTATCGAGAAGGCGTGGCCGCATTTAACGAGAAACGCAAACCACAATTCAAGGGCCGCTAAGTGTCCAGCTCCGAGTTTTGAATTTTCTATTCTCCATTTTCAATTTTTCAGATGTCAGACAAACTTTTTCCAAACATTATTAACGGCGAGCATCTTCCGGCGGTTTCGGGGAAGACGCTTGCATTGAGCAATCCTGCAACAGGCGAAGCGCTGGGAATGATTCCGCTTTCCGATGCCGCTGATATTGACAAGGCAGTGAATGCCGCACGTTCCGCACTGAACGGCAAGTGGGGACGCTTGACGGCTTCACAGCGCACCAAAATTCTGTTCAAAGCCGCGGAACTATTGAGCGCCCGAGCCAAGGAAATCGCCGAACTCGAAGCGCGCAACATGGGCAAACCGATGCTGCATGTCATGGGCGAAGTCAAGCAGGCCATTGAGGACTTCGAGTACTTCGCCGGAGCGGCCAGCAAGATTGAAGGCCGCGTGCCGCCGATTCATCCGGTGTTTTTCGGATACACTTTGAAGGAGCCTGTGGGAGTCGTCGGGGCGATTACGCCGTGGAATTATCCGATAATGCTCGAATCATGGAAGCTTGCGCCCGCACTGGCCGCAGGCTGTACCGTTGTGTTGAAGCCGTCGGAAATCGCACCGTGCTCGGCGAATATACTGGTTGAGATTCTGCATGAAGCGGGCTGTCCCGAAGGAACGGTCAATCTCGTACATGGATTAGGCGAGAGTGCCGGTGCCGCTTTGGTGAAACATCCAGGCGTCAACAAAATCTCATTCACGGGCGGAACGGATACGGGCCGCGCGATCATGAAAGAGTGCGCCAACGACATGAAACGGGTGATGCTAGAGTTGGGAGGAAAGTCTCCGGCCATCGTATGCGAAGACGCGAACTTGAATGACGCGGTATTGTCAAGCGTGTTCACGATTTTCTACGGAGCCGGACAGTCCTGCGACGCGCGGTCGCGCATTTATGTCCATGAAAAACTGTATGACGCTTTTGTGGAGAAGTTTGCTGCCGCGACAAAGACGCTCGTGGTGGGTGATCCGCTTGACAAGTCAACACATATCGGCTCGCTTGCGCATCCGTCCCGTTTGCCGATTATGCAGAAATTCGTTGACGCGGCCAAACAAGGCGGAGGAAGGATTCTCTGCGGCGGTGAGCAGTTGAAAGGCGGGGTTTACGACAAGGGTTGCTTCTTTGCTCCAACAGTTATCGTTGATCTGCCGGAAGACAATTTGTGTGTGCAGGAAGAGATTTTCGGACCGATTGTTGTTATCGCCAAATTCGCCAATGACGACGACGCATTGGCCAAAGCTAACGGTGTTAAGTATGGGCTCTGCGCGACATTGTACACGGAGAGCATGCCGCGCGCGACGAAGTTCATCCGCGGATTGCACAGCGGCATCGTCACTGTCAACACACCTGCAACTGCGCTTCCCGGTCTGCCTTTCGGCGGCTATAAGCAATCCGGAATCGGCCGCGAAATGGCAATGGAGACGCTCGATAGCTACCTCGAAACCAAAACTGTTTTGACCGGCGTCACCGGTAAGCCCATCAATCCGTTCGGTCTGACGGTCAGCTAAAGGAAGCGGCTATGAAGTATTGTGTTCTGGGTGCCACTGGACGAACCGGAGGCATCGTGGCGACTGAGCTTCTGAAGGACGGTTATCAGGTACGGGTGGTCGCCAGGAGTCTCGACAAGCTTGAGCCGCTGCGCGCCCTCGGCGCGGAGCCATGTGTCGCTGATTTGCAGGTGCTTGACGATGTGAAGCGCGCCTTTGCGGATATCGAGGCTGCGTATGTCATGATTCCGCCGAACTTCACCGCGTCGGATTTCCGTAAATTTCAGGATGAAGTCACCGATAATATTGCCGATGCCATCGCGACGAACGGCACGAAGTACACTGTCTCCTTAAGCAGCATCGGCGCCGAAAATCCTAAAGGAGTCGGTCCTGTGAACGGCCTGCACTATATGGAAGTGCAGCTTGACGGCATTCCTGACCTGAATACGCTCCATGTCCGCGCGGGTTTCTTTATGGAGAATCTGCTCGGTTCGCTGGGAATGATTAAAGGAATGAAGATTTATGGCGCTGCATGTCCGCCAGACGCGGCATGGCCGCTAATCTCGACCGGCGACATTGGGCATTATGCAGCCCAACGGCTGAAAGCCCTCAATTTCAGCGGCAAAAATGTGCAGTTTCTCCTCGGTCCGCGGGACGTGACCGGAGAAGAGACAGCGCGCATTCTTGCCGCGGCGTTTGGAATGGAAGCCTTGCCGTACGTGCATTTCACATACGAGGACATGAAGAAGGGGGTGGTCGGAGGTGGCGTGCTTCCGAACACGGCGGACCTGTTCGTTGAGCTGTACGATGGTTTCAATAAAGGTTTACTCACCTATCATCGAGACACGGAATCGACCACCAATACGAAACTTGAGGACTTCGCTGCGAAAGTCTTGAAACCGGCGTTCGATTCAAGATAGCTTTGAATGCGACTATTGAAAGGGTCACCCGCAAGAGTGACCCTTTTTTTCTTCTCTACTTTCGAAGCGTTTTGCCGTCACGCGGCACCTTCCAAGTCAGTCCGACGGCTTCACCCAGCGTCGGCGCCAAATCCTCCGGCCCGCATAGCACCGCAGAACGTCCCGACCCGAATGAACCACCCATCAGAAACATTGGCACGTGCAAATCGTAGTCGTGGCATGAGCCGTGATTCGACGTGGTTCCGTCGCTTTGCCAGTACGGTTTCGGATGGAAATAGGCGTCGCTTGACCTGCCCGGATAGAAGTTGTTCGCAACATGCGAGCGCAGCGTGGAATCTGAAATCGCAAGCACATCGTCTCGTGTCAATGTCAACACGACGTCCGCCACTCCGGGCTGGTCGCGCAGCCAGTTCACTGCCCGAGTTGCCGTCTCCCGCAACTCAAGCTGCGCCTGCCGAATCGCGTCCCGGTCAAAGTTAACATCGGGAATTCCCAATTCAACGACAAAATCCGAGGAACTGTGCGCTTCCGCGTCCACGTCACTTTGCAGCGCTTGATTCAAATCCGCCTTCATCGTCTTGAAAGAGAATCTGCCACCAAGACCCTCGGCAATTTGCGTCGATTCAAACGGCGGGCACACTCCGTGGTCAGCACTCAAGGCAAACAGGTAGTTCCCACGGCCGACTGTGGTATCCAGAAGTGTCAGTAACTCCGCGATCACTTGATCGGTGCGAAGCGTCATGTCCAAAGTCTCATGACTTAACGAGCCGAACACATGACCGCAGATGTCGTTACTTGAAAAACTAATCCAAAGCAAGTCGGGTATGTCGTCTTGCCCCAACTTCTCCTCGGCAATGCACGTCTTTGCCAATCCGAACAGCCACTCGTTGCCAAAGGGAGACGATTTCAGCGCGGCTCCGTACTCCTTCAGTTTCAACGTATCAAAGGCCGGCATGACCTTCGGCAACGTGTTGGACAGCCCGACGTTTCCTCCCCGTTCATAGTCGGAGCTATCCGGATCACAGCGGGTGTAGTATTCGCTGATACCGAATCTGTCCCACGTTCGATTCTGGTACTGAGAAATTCCCTCGTTGTACTCTCGACACCATTCCGGAATGCTGACTCCGTAATATGAACTTGATTCGAATCCGCCTTCCAGACCGTTCGCCCAGAGCACTCCAGTGGGATTTTTCCCACCCATTGCAATAGCAGCGCGGTCCTTGAGGGACATGCTCCAAATTCCTGCCTCTGTCCCGAATTTGCTGCGCCAGGCATCTGAAAGGCCGTCCACCAGAATGTTTTCAGGGCAATGGGACGTTCCTGCAACGTTTGCACCTCCTGTAGAGGGCAGCGGATGCACGCCGTCACATTGAACACAGTATTCATTCGAGCCGTCCGGATTGCGCCAGCCGTTCCCCACTATGCCATGAGTTTTCGGATCACAGCCCGTCGCAATTGTTGCGTGTCCCGGACCTGTTTCCAAAACTCCATGGCGGTACCGGCATTCCGTGAAAAACACCCCGTCGCTGTCCAACCGCTTGAAACCTCCGTCCGAGAACAGGTCCATGTTGTCCGCAATCAGAGTGATAGGCAGTTGATCGATGACCACCACAACCG
Proteins encoded:
- a CDS encoding aldehyde dehydrogenase, which encodes MSDKLFPNIINGEHLPAVSGKTLALSNPATGEALGMIPLSDAADIDKAVNAARSALNGKWGRLTASQRTKILFKAAELLSARAKEIAELEARNMGKPMLHVMGEVKQAIEDFEYFAGAASKIEGRVPPIHPVFFGYTLKEPVGVVGAITPWNYPIMLESWKLAPALAAGCTVVLKPSEIAPCSANILVEILHEAGCPEGTVNLVHGLGESAGAALVKHPGVNKISFTGGTDTGRAIMKECANDMKRVMLELGGKSPAIVCEDANLNDAVLSSVFTIFYGAGQSCDARSRIYVHEKLYDAFVEKFAAATKTLVVGDPLDKSTHIGSLAHPSRLPIMQKFVDAAKQGGGRILCGGEQLKGGVYDKGCFFAPTVIVDLPEDNLCVQEEIFGPIVVIAKFANDDDALAKANGVKYGLCATLYTESMPRATKFIRGLHSGIVTVNTPATALPGLPFGGYKQSGIGREMAMETLDSYLETKTVLTGVTGKPINPFGLTVS
- a CDS encoding NAD(P)H-binding protein, with translation MKYCVLGATGRTGGIVATELLKDGYQVRVVARSLDKLEPLRALGAEPCVADLQVLDDVKRAFADIEAAYVMIPPNFTASDFRKFQDEVTDNIADAIATNGTKYTVSLSSIGAENPKGVGPVNGLHYMEVQLDGIPDLNTLHVRAGFFMENLLGSLGMIKGMKIYGAACPPDAAWPLISTGDIGHYAAQRLKALNFSGKNVQFLLGPRDVTGEETARILAAAFGMEALPYVHFTYEDMKKGVVGGGVLPNTADLFVELYDGFNKGLLTYHRDTESTTNTKLEDFAAKVLKPAFDSR
- a CDS encoding alkaline phosphatase family protein, yielding MNHLNTILTLLALLACGVYAQSAPPLTVVVVIDQLPITLIADNMDLFSDGGFKRLDSDGVFFTECRYRHGVLETGPGHATIATGCDPKTHGIVGNGWRNPDGSNEYCVQCDGVHPLPSTGGANVAGTSHCPENILVDGLSDAWRSKFGTEAGIWSMSLKDRAAIAMGGKNPTGVLWANGLEGGFESSSYYGVSIPEWCREYNEGISQYQNRTWDRFGISEYYTRCDPDSSDYERGGNVGLSNTLPKVMPAFDTLKLKEYGAALKSSPFGNEWLFGLAKTCIAEEKLGQDDIPDLLWISFSSNDICGHVFGSLSHETLDMTLRTDQVIAELLTLLDTTVGRGNYLFALSADHGVCPPFESTQIAEGLGGRFSFKTMKADLNQALQSDVDAEAHSSSDFVVELGIPDVNFDRDAIRQAQLELRETATRAVNWLRDQPGVADVVLTLTRDDVLAISDSTLRSHVANNFYPGRSSDAYFHPKPYWQSDGTTSNHGSCHDYDLHVPMFLMGGSFGSGRSAVLCGPEDLAPTLGEAVGLTWKVPRDGKTLRK